In Aureibaculum algae, the following are encoded in one genomic region:
- a CDS encoding serine hydrolase — protein sequence MNSKPTYLPFKNGLLILLLVVSGMSFAQTKVEQIEELLNTYQEYGKFNGSVLVSDQGKVIYKKGFGMANMEWDIPNEPNTKHRLGSITKQFTAMLILQLVAEGKLDLNKPITTYLPDYPKTSGDIITSHHLLTHTSGIPNYTSFPKFMEDESRNPYTPEAFLKMFADKPLDFTPGEKFSYSNSGYFLLGVLIEKLSGKSYEQMLQDKIFTPLNMKDTGYDNHADILKNRATGYEKEGGAYVNSRYLDMSIPYAAGSMYSTVEDLYKWDQALYTTSLLPQKYMTLYFKPFIPAFGNAHYAYGWGVGYSKIGKSKDSIYAIGHGGGINGFNTSISRTTSNKSLVVLLNNTGGAPLDNITTAIRGIMHGKAYDMPKKSVADAVLAVIEDKGIDAGITHYNTIKDSENYSLSETEMNAIGYQLIGADKVEDANKIFQLIVKEFPKSSNAYDSLGESFMKLEKNDLAIKNYRKSVVLNPNNQNAITFLKELGDDVSDLVKEVKVSNAILDTYIGKYELQPGFILTVTRDGNQLKTQATGQSIIDVFPKSENEFYLKVVDAQLVFNKNDAGNIGSVTLFQGGREMEGKRIE from the coding sequence ATGAACTCAAAACCAACGTATTTACCTTTTAAAAATGGCCTTTTAATACTTTTATTAGTAGTAAGCGGTATGAGTTTTGCCCAAACGAAAGTTGAGCAAATCGAAGAACTTTTAAACACCTATCAAGAGTATGGTAAGTTTAATGGTTCCGTTTTAGTATCCGATCAAGGAAAAGTTATATATAAGAAAGGATTTGGCATGGCAAATATGGAATGGGATATTCCAAATGAACCCAATACAAAACATCGTTTGGGTTCTATTACCAAACAATTTACAGCCATGCTTATTTTACAATTAGTAGCGGAAGGAAAATTAGATTTAAACAAACCGATCACTACTTATCTTCCAGATTATCCTAAAACCAGTGGCGATATCATTACCAGTCATCATTTACTAACCCATACTTCAGGAATACCTAATTACACCTCATTTCCTAAATTTATGGAAGACGAAAGTCGCAATCCTTATACTCCAGAAGCGTTTCTGAAAATGTTTGCTGATAAGCCATTAGATTTTACACCAGGTGAAAAATTTAGTTATAGTAATTCGGGGTATTTTCTTCTCGGTGTGCTTATCGAAAAGTTGTCTGGAAAAAGCTATGAACAAATGCTTCAAGATAAAATTTTCACCCCATTAAACATGAAGGATACAGGTTATGATAATCATGCTGATATTTTAAAAAACAGAGCTACTGGATATGAAAAAGAAGGCGGAGCATATGTGAATTCTCGCTATTTAGACATGTCAATTCCTTATGCAGCGGGTTCTATGTATTCTACGGTTGAAGATTTATACAAATGGGATCAAGCGTTATATACCACTAGTCTTTTACCACAAAAATACATGACGCTATACTTTAAACCTTTTATTCCTGCTTTTGGCAACGCCCATTATGCATATGGATGGGGTGTAGGCTACTCTAAAATAGGAAAATCTAAAGATAGTATTTACGCTATCGGACACGGAGGTGGTATTAACGGGTTTAATACTTCTATTTCTAGAACTACTTCTAATAAGTCTTTGGTTGTACTTCTTAATAACACAGGGGGAGCACCACTTGACAATATAACAACAGCTATTAGAGGCATCATGCACGGAAAAGCATACGATATGCCTAAAAAATCGGTTGCCGATGCAGTATTGGCCGTTATTGAAGATAAGGGTATTGATGCTGGAATAACACATTACAACACAATAAAAGATTCTGAAAACTATAGCCTAAGTGAAACTGAAATGAATGCTATTGGGTATCAACTTATCGGTGCTGATAAGGTAGAAGACGCCAACAAAATATTTCAACTTATTGTTAAAGAATTTCCGAAATCATCAAATGCCTATGATAGTTTAGGAGAAAGTTTTATGAAGTTAGAGAAAAACGACTTAGCCATTAAAAATTATAGAAAATCGGTAGTGTTAAATCCCAATAATCAAAATGCGATCACTTTTTTAAAGGAACTTGGAGACGATGTAAGTGATTTGGTAAAGGAGGTAAAGGTATCCAATGCTATTTTAGATACGTATATTGGCAAATATGAACTCCAACCAGGCTTTATACTTACGGTTACTAGAGATGGAAATCAATTAAAAACGCAAGCTACCGGGCAATCGATAATTGATGTATTTCCAAAATCTGAAAATGAATTTTATTTAAAAGTAGTTGATGCACAATTAGTCTTTAATAAAAATGATGCTGGCAACATAGGTAGTGTAACCCTATTTCAAGGAGGGCGTGAAATGGAGGGTAAAAGAATTGAATAA